From Mobula hypostoma chromosome 3, sMobHyp1.1, whole genome shotgun sequence:
AATACCGGTGCTATTCATCGACACAGACAGATAAAAACCCATAATGAGAGGATGCAAGTAATGGGTCGTTTGGGATTACAAAGGATTTCCTGAAAGCCAGTAGTCTGGTATTCTAACTATTGAGAGTTAGTTGGAGTCATGCAAATTCTTTTATGATTATCTTTAAGATTGTCAAGCATGTATGTTTCCTTAAGACTTGAATTTTTCTTTAACCTCACAGTGCtatctcagagtactgaaatgttatggtttatccagttatgttatatggctcagaatgttggacaatatctagtaacatgaggaaatgaattgtagcagcagagatgtggtttttgaggaggatgcaaagaatatcatggatgaaacgaatatctaacgaggatggcacgaacagagcaaacacaaaaagagaaataatttatgagatcatgaaaaggcaacataacttcattggacatgtgattaggaaagaggagttagaatgcacggtaattatgggaaagattgaagggaagaaagcaaaaggaagacaaagacaaatgatgatggggacagcagccagagaattggaaatgaataccaatgaattgatccacttgacccgaaacaggagagtgtgggccatggcagtcaaagctcaaactgggcatggcacctgatgatgatgatgatgatgctatCTCATTCTTAAGTTTGTGCATGTCACAGAACAGTGGAAGTGGAACATTCCGGAATGTCACTAATGGATTGGCTAAACAGGCACACacgtggcagatgcaatttaatgcaggtCAGGGCGAAGAGATGCACTTCTGGAGAAACGACATAGGCGAGCAGAATTGTTGATATCAATGGTTCCCTGTAATTTTGATGAAAACCCCATTTGTCCATAAAATGACCATCCCCACAATGATGTCACAATGTGTTCCTTTCAAAGAATTGGGGCTGTCCAATGGGTTCCTAGTATCGCTGATGGCTGGGACAGCTGCCATCCAAAGCATGGTATTTTCATTTATTCAGACATTTTGTGAACTCTAATTAGGTTACTTGAAAGGGGAAAAGCTGTTTTTTTCATACAGGTGCACTGAAAAAACCATAAAATTTAAAGTTAAAATGGTTGCCAGAGTTAAGAGGCACAAATGAAATAGAAGTAAATCAGATGGAACACTGAGAAATTAATTGGGTGTACCTGTAATGGTACTTgtgagtgagacaaacagtccatttAAATGTGATGTTTCCTTTCTGTGTTGTCACATAACTGAAATTTCAGAACAACTCTAATTTGCCATCATATTGGGATCTTTATATACCTTTCATTTTGCCGGACACTTTGGAAAATCTGATTAAGTACATCCCAGAATATTTTCCATTGAAGGGAATAAACCCTTTCAATGTTGTTGCGTGAAGTAGTTTGCACCAGTGtttcattatttattgtaaaTAAATGCTGCAATCTAGTGCGagatacaagatgctggaggaacttggtggtCAGGCAGAGTTCGTGGAGGGATGTGGTCGGTCcacgtttcaggttgaaacccttccaccatttccctccacggatgctgcctgcctagctgtgttcctccagtcttttgcatgttgctccagattccagcatcctcattctcttgtgtttcagagttcctccagtatttgtctATTATTCTCCTCAGTGAAGGTCACATGAGGAATATAACTAGGAAGCCTTCCAGGCTGCACCCTCCTGTCCCCATGAAGGTGTGTTGCAGGCTGGGTGGGCGGATGTTTAGGGGGAAAGAGCTTGTCCCAGGAGCACACGGCACCCACCTGAGAAACCATCTGGGTGGAAGGCGATGATCTGGAGCGAGTGTGGATGGTGACGGGGTTGTCGGCCCTTTCCAGCAAGTTATCGGCGGACGCAAACTTGCCCGAGTTCCTCGGGGACGACTGCCGGTCAAAGGGGGACGGAGATGGCTGCTGGCCTGAGGCCTGGCGGGTAAGGCGGGAAGCCCGCCCGGCGTCGTGGGGTGGCGGCATTCTGTTCAGCGTCAGCTCGGAGCCGTAGCGCCTGTCGAAGCCGGCTCGGGGCTGGTTGGGCAGCGAGGCGGGGCAAGGAGGCTGGCAGCTGCCGGTGGGGCTCACCTCGCACAGGGAGCTGAGGCTGGAGCAGGAGCTGAGGCTGCAGACATCGCGGGACGGCTGCAGGTAGACGCTATGCGAGCGTTCCCTGGCAGCGGGGGTGAGCTGCTCGGGCAGCTGTGGCCTCCTGCCCGTCTTGCGGTGCATGTAGTCGGCCAGCGCGTTCTGCTGCAGCTGCTTGAGCTCGGGCCGGGACAGGTTGACGGTGGACATGGTGCGGACATCGCGCTCGAAAAGCCGCCGCCTGTCGGCCACTGAGCGCAGCTCGGCCGCGTCGGGCAGGGTGAAGGTCTGGTTCTTCTGCTGCGGGTCGCTCACTCCCAGCTCGTTGAGCTTCTCCGGTTCTGAGTAGGATCGCTTTTTCTGCTCAGCTGTCAGCCGCTTCCTGCTGCCGATGCGGGCTACCTGCGGGCCGGCGTGCGCCTCGCGGAGCTCTGCGGCAGTCTGCCTCTCCTCGGTCGGGGTCATACAGTGCCTCTCCCGTGGTGCGTGCAGCAGCCTGACCTGGGAGGCTGAGCCCACGTGGGCCGAGGCCGGTCGGTCCAAAGCCTTTGGCTTGTTCAGGTAGGGAGGGGTTAAATCCAGATCCTTGCGGCGAAAGGAGGTGGCCCGGAGCACCTTGCTCTGAGCATCCTTCAGACTGTTCCTGTAAGCTCGGTTAAAGGCATTGTCAGGAGGAGAACCCGCAATGTCATCTTCCCAGAGCGTGTCCCGCTCACCCTTCTCCATCAGCTGGAGAGAGCTTCTGCTCTTGCTGAGTTGTGGGCCCTTGTTTGCAATAGGAATTGGTGCCCTGTCGTTCCTCTGAGCAGCTTTAGCAGGCAAATGCAAATCCCTGTCCTGGCGCCTTGGGTCCTCTGAGCTAATGCTCTCATCTCTGCTCTCGCACGCCAGGTGGTGAAGCATTGGGGTCTTGTCTGCAGTTATCAGGGTCATCATTGGAGCCGCTGGCTGTCTGGCTGGTTGGGGATCAGTTACCCTGTTCAGAACATCATCCAGGTTGTTTAGTGAATTCCTTGAACTGGAAGACTGACTTAACCTGGCCGAGTGTGGTCCCAAGTAAACTCCTCGTGCATTCGGAACTCTCTCATCGTGTTCTCGTTGTTCGATCATATTGACAGCCTCCAGGACCGAGGAGCGTTTGGTAATTTCGGGTTTTGTAAACTGCCTGCTCTGGGAACTTTGGCTGCTGCTGGAACTGTACCTGGATCTCCCGGATTCGGGTCTGCCCTGCTGTTCCTGGCATGGACTCTCCTCCTGAAACTTTGGCTGAACAGTGCTGCTTACTTCACCATAGCGTTTAGGGCCTGGTTGTTTTTCGTAGTTTCCCCAGTGGTCAGAGGCCTGCTCTTTCCTGTCGTGGTCCAGCTTCTGCGATAATCTGTTCTCACTGTAACGTTCCCACTGTGAGGTTTTTGCATCCAAGTATTGCTGACCACCCTGGGTCATTTTAGTTTCTTGTTGGCTCTGCCAGAAAGGAGAGCTCTGTCTGTCTCCCACCTGCACCCAAGGCGCCTGATTTTCCTGTTCCGCTTTCCACTGGTAAGACTCTCCATCCATCTGACCCCTTCCTTGCCAGCTCTCGGTGTGCTGAACTTTCTCGTTGTCTCTCCTTGTCTGCTGGCCTTGTGCCTGTTCACTGTTTCCAAAAGAATACTGTGCGTCAACTGTACTGGCGCTGAGACCTGACAATATACTTGGACTGGACTTGTACCCAGCATCAGGCAGCAGCGGATTAGAGTCTGCGAAGTTATGCACCTTGTAGTGACTATATTGTCGCTGTGCGTGCTCTGGAACCATCTCGTATTTGTTGCCAGAACCAAGTGCAGCACTGGGTTGGGAAAGACCAGACTTACTGACAATGCTTTCCTCAACATTGCACGGAGCACATTTAGTCCTTTCAGTTGAATTTTGAGCACTGAGTGTATTTTCTCTACTGAGGGCAGGGTACAGTAACCCATTATTATTGCTTTGAAGCATGTTATTGGTTGGAGCCTGTGCATACCGTGGTTCGGGCTGTGGCACAGGATAAATTCCGGTTGGCAGCATGGGTTGACCTGGCTGTGGTGCCTGAATGTAACTGTGCTTGGGTTGAGTAACGGGACTACTTTCAGGGCTCTTCTCCATCACCGTGTTGAGTTGTCCTTCTATAAAGAGAGGCTTCTGTCCAGAAGAGCCCGAGTTGGGGGGAAGAAGCCACACTCCCTTCTGCTGAGGTCGAGTGGGCTTGCTCTGCCCGTCCAGACCTGACCAGGAGGTCGGCTTGTCATGACTTTTGGTCGCCATGAAGCTGTCACTGCGGGTCGGAGGAAGAGGAGGTGCTTTATCATCTGGCTCCAGAAAGCTCCTGCTTGGGTTATTCCACACTGGACCAATACTGTGTCTGTTGCCACTGTAGGGCTTGTAGTAGCTTCTGGGATCAGTCTGGGGCCGACCATTGGAATTTTTTATTGCTGAAGGACAGCTGACCTCACGTTCCTCAGATATTCCTCTGTGGGAGTCATAGACTGTTCTTACATATTTTATATCAGCCTGTCTGATTCCTTCATGTAGACTATTCCTGGAAGGCATGTTTTCCATGGAGTAGGAACGTTCATTACGGAGCGTCGGGGCTGGATATTCAGGAATGCTGGAACTGGTGGAGAAGGAGCTGTAGGCTGAGTCCCTTTTGCTGTGGTGATGAGAAAGCTGATCGATGCTGTTGGTGGACTTAGCAGGTGAGAGGTTGCAAGAGTGATACGGAAGATTAGTATGGTCAAGGCTTTCCATGCTTCCTCTTGAACTATACTGATCAGGACTCCTCCTTAGATACCCATGATCGTAGCCTGAGAGGTCACTGGTAGAGGAACTGGGAAGATAAAATAAAGATATATTGTATAAAAGACAGCCATTGACAAACAGGCAAATTCAAATATAATAAACACCACTACAATGTCCAGAGTATATCCTGCAAGTTGACAAGTGATGAAACCTGAAAGTAAAGGCCAAAGTCATCATCTACATTTGCCGAATATCCTGCATATAATGTCTACATTAGTTTTTGTTTTCTATTCATTTACGGGATATGGGAAATGCCAACACTGATTACTCATCAAATGAGCCAAGCACACCTCTTGCTTCCACACGTGCCAAATCTTTCAGTGTTCTGTTTCGTGTTTGGTCTAGATTCCTGAGTGCCCTTTGTGAGTGAAGGTGGTTGTCTGAAGTCACACAGAGACTGGACCAGATAAGGTCACCAGATCTTCTCTGAAGGACATTGCAACCATCTTGTTTTCTTTAGAACTGTACTGGAAATTTGTGGTCACCAGAACGAGGCCAGCTTTTTATTCCAGGTGTATTTAGTGATTTGAATTAAAACTTTCCAGTTGGCATGACAGGATTGTCCAGGGTTCATGACACTAGCCCAGTAACTTAGTAATTAACTAATTTACTCCTATTTCACATGTGTACTCCTAGGATTTTTGGAAAAAAGTATTTATAGAAATTCCCTTATGTTGGGTGCTCTAAAATTCAATTGTAACTTCAAGTGTACTCCAAAACTTTGTTTATGGATGTACTTGAAATTGACTTTCAATTTTGGGACATATCCTGACTGATATTTGTTCCTCCGATTGGCTCCATTAGAAATCTGTCGAAGCCGACTGAATGATATTACCAAAACTGATGCATGGTTACTTGGACTATTTTCTAGTTCAAAGCTCTTTATCATTAAGGATATCTTCTTAGAAACCACAGATCTCCTTTAACAGTTTAACGTAGTGCTGATCTGAAGCAATGCCTATTAAAACATATACTTACCTCTTTATCTGTATCATTTACACACTCAGATTTCTATTTAAGAATTTTAAGTGATATACATCATAATCAACCATAACTAAAGGCACCAATAATCGGATCACAAGGGGAATGTTGTTCatctattaaaataaaacacttggGTATCTGCACAAGATTTTTTGCACCCTGTGCACTTCACTAAGTACCTTTCACTACAAATTCCAGTGTTTACATTTATAATAGTCAATTCATGAGTGAGCTTATTAGATGGCAGTTACACCCTTCCACCTGTTGATGTGCTGCAGAACTACGAATGGGAAAAACGCGTAATGTAATGAATTTACATTGGTAATATTAAAGTGTAGATATGCGAATTGATTATGGAAATATTTTTAATAAAGATCAACAGATGCCTGACTTTAAAATGAGGACTAATTAATAATGTGATGCTGTTAATTTTCCCCATCTTCCAGTTTTCCTTCACCTGAAGACTACTCATCTTGATTAGTGGTGTGCAATATCGTAAATGTAAAACTCTGCAGTATTTGATTTCCTTCATTCACCCATTAAACTAACCAAATAAACAAAGAATCAGCTCTCTGCTCTTAACTGATGCTTAATTACGTCTGATTCATCTTCCCATTGTTGCTGACCTATATATTAATCACTTTTACAATGAACTTAAGTCTAAATCCCTTCATCCCTGTGACACTAACAGCCTAATATATTGTTCCACATTATCCCATCTTCTAACATTTCTGTTTATATCGCATTAATGGCAGAGTATTTTCACTGATTTATTCTTGCTCTCTAGAATTCATTTAGATCAACATTTTGCCCTAATTCTTATATTACAGCACGCATTTCTTCCTTAATTCATTTTGTCTAATTTCCCACTTCAGTGAGGCACAGTGGGATATTTCCTGTGTTGTTCTGGCAGATGTTGTTTCTTTAGTTACAATATTTGCATTTTTCCTTCAAACCGCTTTGGTGCATAATAGCTACTTAAATCTGGAATGGATTCAGCAGATGAACATGGCCCCATCTACGTACTTCTAAAAAAAGATGTAAATGACAGAGCAAATGATTTGGATTGAATGGCTTCTTGTTGTTCCTACACAAGCTACAAAGACCTGCATAAATATGCCAAAGTTACAAAGTCTCCATAGACTGTGGAATAAAAAGCTCACTTTGTTTAATTCCACAGTGAATGGAGGAGTGGATGAATTCCAGACTTAGCACTGTGCAATTAGAAACCAAATATTACCCAGGAATCACTTTTCTCTGTAAGTTGCATGTACCCAGCAACGGATGACATCACTGTGGTTCTTCAACGTAACAGCAGCTCACAGATTCCTTCACTACAGAACAAAGGCTTGCAATCTGAGCAGTCCCCAAAGCACTTGTATGAAATTAATTATGTTTAGTGGTAAATATAGTAACCAAGATCTTTTACAAGGAGCTGATGATTTCAGAAAAGaggaattaaaataaaacaatagttGAACAATAGTAAAAGAAAATTGCATGGTTTATTTACTGTAACTGCTTAAAAGAAAACAAGTCATTTGGCAGATGGGCTTAGGCTAAATTAGAAATGACAATAGTAGGATGCGGGCCACTGAAAGTTTGATTAGAGATGGATTTTGAGAGTTTTAAAGGATGAAGAGTGTGCTGGTGATTGTTAATGAGTAAATTCCAGATGATGGGACATAAAACAACCTACATCAAATTTGTTTCTGTCGATGGAAAATATCCCAAGCTTGTGATGGAAAAGATTAGACACTGTTCAAATGAACAGACTCAAAAACTTGCTGTGAGGGGGAAGGGTTGTTTAAACAGTAGGAAAGGGGATAGGGTTGGTGGAAAGTGCCTCATGCGGGTTTGCAGATGTGTACCGATGTAGATTTTAGTATGGTGGGATGAAGTGAGGGAAGGAGCCAAAATCACAATGTTCAAGAGAAGAGATGGTTTGCTGGAGGGTCTAGTGGATATGAAAATGGGGACAAAAGTTTTAATTTGATAGATTAGGAGATTAAGTAAGTGATAGCAAGGAAGATGGGTGTGCAGGATTCAATAATGGTTAGGGCATGACCAAAGGTTTGTGCAGGATTGGGTAATGAGAGGCAGCTGAGGAGATCATTACACTGCTCATGTTTGAAGGCATCGCTGAAATATCCAGTGGCAAAGAGGCTAAGTCATGGGTGGTTACAAAAAATGATGTATGGGTTCTTGTGACAGAAATATTCTAGAGTCGAAAACTTCGATCTGGGAAATGCAAGTTACCACGACAGGGAGCAGTTTAGTTCTGCCTGAAGCAGCAACAAGGGGGAAGGATAGAAACAACGGTAAAGGATCAGAGTTTACAGCAGGATCTAAAGACCAGTTCAGGTCTTCCCAATTCGCAGATGGTGGAAGTTAAGGTTCATTCCAGACTGGATGTTGGTCAAGGAGTTGGACAACACAGTGGTAAGGAATGGACCGTGGAAGGCAGCACAGTTTGTGTTAAAACAGCTCTCACATATGGGAACTAGCCCCATGGCTTTGTACATCTTTATGTTATGGTAATTCAAATGTCTAATCCTATGATCAGATACATTTCTGGAAGCAAATCAGCACAGTTCCAATTCCCAGTACACTGGGAGAACAGGTCAGGAAGAGATTAATTAACCACATTAAAGATTGTGGAGTGTAAAAATATACCACTGTCACTTTTATAGAGAATATTATTCATTGTTTCTTCTGTTTGAACATTGTACTGTATAGAGACGTGATTCTAACTGTTTCGTAAGGTAAAAATAGAATGGTTTATGGTAacatctccaagaggaccacaaccttgttattgggtttggaggcttgtgtacctcaatgacccagagtgctattttggctggagtcagggctttatgctttggctcttggtagggtcactcatgccaaagaGGTCaaggggtagaggccagactaagagtggtccgttggccctccaagttcaggggttcagctcagggctatcaACGCCGAAAAGTCAattattacagaaacagcaatgaagcatccttctatacagacagagatggaagaccttcattgctgctctaacgGGCAGATATGTTAGGGCAATAGGAATGGACTTGGGAAGCAATAGCAAGATTATAGACTTTGAAGTAAAATATTCTGAAAATGGGACAATGTTGTAAAGGCATGGAAGTTGTGGTCTGTTCAACAAGGTATAGGATTTGCAGTGAAAACGGGTTGAGCCGTAGGGTGGGAGAGGGTAACAAGGGAGTAGTTTAATGACAAGACAACCAAAGCTAGAGTTATTATTGTGTATTGAGGGCTTAGGCCAACATAATGGCCAGTTTTGACCTAGGAGGGAGAAGCAATGTGATGTTTGACATGATCAAATATTACAGGGATGGTTAAACTACTTATAAGAGTAGATATGCTTATGTATGTATTCCTTACTTGGGTAGGGTGAAAAGAGTATTTCCTTTTTTTCAATGATATCCACATTTGATTAGAAGAAAAGGGCTGCTTAATCTTTTCTGCAGCAGTAATTAGAAACTGATATAAATGGAAAATAAGTAGGAATAATTGATTTTTATCcttttagatcctttttcatgAAGACTTTGAATACAGGAAAGCAGTGCAACATGATAGTGGTGGACTGGGTCAAGTACTAATAACTTCTGCACCACATACCCTATTAACTTCTCTAAAGGCAGTCAACTGCTTTTGAGATGGCAGCAGGTATCCATTACGTCATCAGGATGGTCAGTTTTCATGCCAGTGGTGAGTGTCAGACATTCAGGGGACAATGAGGAATATCGTAGCAAAATCCAGTCCTATCCTCACTCGAAATATACACGTTTTTCAGAGAGGCTATTGGAAGTCAACTGGGAACAGGGTGCTGCAAACGGACTCAATGACACAAAGGGTCAATGTCCTCAGGATCCTGTCACCTCACTAGTTATCATCAGCTCATAGAGGAAAATATGTTGTACTTTCGAAAGTTACATTTAATTTTGTTCCAAATGAATATTAAACTGAAAGTCAATACCAGAGAACACTGTTTTAAGGGAGGGAGGAAAATTTAGAagcaggtttttttacacagagagcggtaggTGCCTGCAATgcactatgggggggggggagggtagaagCTGATACAaaagtgacatttaagagactcttagagaggTACATATAtgtaagaaaaatgaagggttaatggctattaggcaggaagggttagattgattgtggagtaggtttatacaGGTTGAAGAATGTTCTGGACTGAAGGATCCatactgtgatgtactgttctaatGTTCAACAAGAAGGCAAGAAAAGTAGATTTCTTATGAAATgtagttatatggttatttgtTTGTGGTTAAATAGTTGAGTGAGGGTCTCCGTCGGCCAGAGTTGACCGTGGAtcttgcatcctagctgtctagatacgcgaacctgggcagtacgattcggagagcaagctgttgcccacgtaacaagctccccctctccacacgtgatgaagccaaaggaatggcagagatcgctggtttggtaccagcagcattgcacactataaatataaatatttatataCCTCATAAAATGACATAAATCTTAACACCTAGTATTCACTTGTTGGACACCTAATTATGCAAAACTGTGCTCAGATAACATTTCTAATTCTGTCCTATGGCTATCTTGAAACAGGTAGGCATGGTGATGAACTTTTGTGTGCAGACAAACCAGTGGGTCCGCCATAGATCCAGTCTCAGTGCAGTTTCATTTCAAGTAAGGCTGTGTCATTACCTCATGTTTTTCCAAAGCTACACCTCACCTTCAAAAACTTCCCACTACTAATCTACATGATCAAAGAGAAATGATCAACATAATTGCCTCCATTCCAGAACCAAATTCTTCTTCTCTTGTTCTTCGTAAGCCTATGTGGGGCATAGGCTGCCGACAACAGCtctcagagtcctctgtcctggctAGTCTTTCAAGTTGCCCCACGTGTAGCCCATCTTTGAAGATCATTCTTCTCCCAGGGGTAAGGTCTTTGAAGCTTCTGATGGTGtatctgggtttttacaggatagaGTTGCTAGCCCCAAGCCAACACTCCTCCTTTGCGCAGCAGGGCTCGGGACCATCCACGGTAGAGTTTTCCAGAACCAAGGTCATTCACTCATTGGGCTGCAGTATTCAGATTGCATTGCACATCTACATGCTTGTGAGCTTAGCACCACAGTATTATCTATTTGTTCAAAGAAGCACATCAGAGAATGGGACTACACAATACTTGCAAAACAAGGATTCTGTACCAATTTGCTGTTCCTATACAACACTGTCCATGACAATACAAGGCTGACGAGGAAAAGACTTCGCATATTTTAGGAGTTACTCCTCAGCAAAGGCAAAGGTTGATGATGGAATTCACCTTTGTCTTCATTATGCCAGCATACTCTTTGGCTACCTGAGGGAAAGGATCTGAAGATCAAGAACTTAGACTGAGTATTAAACTCATGGTGTGCTAATTCCCTGCTTCCTGATTTCTGAGATGTGGATTACATGCAGCAGACACCTCAAAGCCCTAGTGATTTATCACCAACTCTTGATCCCACAAAATCCTTCAAATCCACTATCAGGAAAATCAAACCAACATCAGAGCTCCTTTTCAAGTGTTGACTCCTTACTAACACTTGGTTGGGTCTGATGGTCAGGTCATGTCTTTTACATGCCCAACATCACACTCCTGAATGAGGTACACTTTTCTGACTTCTAACACAAGAGATTATCAGGAAGCCAAAGAATATGATTCAAAAATATTCTCAAAGACTCCTTGAAAGGGCATAATGTCTG
This genomic window contains:
- the shroom3 gene encoding protein Shroom3 isoform X1, producing the protein MQPSVYRARAEKQKGRLGCLNVEVFLRGGAPWGFTLKGGLEHGEPLIISKIEEGGKLDLLTSKLQVGDEVVNINDVELSGYRQEAITLVKGSYKTLKLLIRRRTEPTARPHSWHSAKLAENQPDSSMMQISQGTISTPWHQTYHSSSSTSDLSGYDHGYLRRSPDQYSSRGSMESLDHTNLPYHSCNLSPAKSTNSIDQLSHHHSKRDSAYSSFSTSSSIPEYPAPTLRNERSYSMENMPSRNSLHEGIRQADIKYVRTVYDSHRGISEEREVSCPSAIKNSNGRPQTDPRSYYKPYSGNRHSIGPVWNNPSRSFLEPDDKAPPLPPTRSDSFMATKSHDKPTSWSGLDGQSKPTRPQQKGVWLLPPNSGSSGQKPLFIEGQLNTVMEKSPESSPVTQPKHSYIQAPQPGQPMLPTGIYPVPQPEPRYAQAPTNNMLQSNNNGLLYPALSRENTLSAQNSTERTKCAPCNVEESIVSKSGLSQPSAALGSGNKYEMVPEHAQRQYSHYKVHNFADSNPLLPDAGYKSSPSILSGLSASTVDAQYSFGNSEQAQGQQTRRDNEKVQHTESWQGRGQMDGESYQWKAEQENQAPWVQVGDRQSSPFWQSQQETKMTQGGQQYLDAKTSQWERYSENRLSQKLDHDRKEQASDHWGNYEKQPGPKRYGEVSSTVQPKFQEESPCQEQQGRPESGRSRYSSSSSQSSQSRQFTKPEITKRSSVLEAVNMIEQREHDERVPNARGVYLGPHSARLSQSSSSRNSLNNLDDVLNRVTDPQPARQPAAPMMTLITADKTPMLHHLACESRDESISSEDPRRQDRDLHLPAKAAQRNDRAPIPIANKGPQLSKSRSSLQLMEKGERDTLWEDDIAGSPPDNAFNRAYRNSLKDAQSKVLRATSFRRKDLDLTPPYLNKPKALDRPASAHVGSASQVRLLHAPRERHCMTPTEERQTAAELREAHAGPQVARIGSRKRLTAEQKKRSYSEPEKLNELGVSDPQQKNQTFTLPDAAELRSVADRRRLFERDVRTMSTVNLSRPELKQLQQNALADYMHRKTGRRPQLPEQLTPAARERSHSVYLQPSRDVCSLSSCSSLSSLCEVSPTGSCQPPCPASLPNQPRAGFDRRYGSELTLNRMPPPHDAGRASRLTRQASGQQPSPSPFDRQSSPRNSGKFASADNLLERADNPVTIHTRSRSSPSTQMVSQDILAAVNRPSGFPAKDLNSSSKAMGADCTSNWAPGSRAQVSRPQQPDYSWQSVQTAPQDRSFNNDGRSRFMGPLLSTSYDNELNPLAVNKLPVRNEKQLPLESYRSNSTSCLRQLSNRGQFNYRPASETQVQDKATSEHYSKSIPGGQEYKNHKRAASDHQAYKNYLLEETGAPAALKTKPVPPQRPPPPKLKWVTSVNDNSAKRGPVPTAGSNHHQPERDRYHGTGSDLTWGPELAPVRPSSPLSSLHSLSLSEPRLRSLSSYTDEDDVFIHDLDPQPLPPPPPPPQDPRAVPENRDHEFPPPPSPVAFKDQRSQGLLNRSDEQAVSRFSVNDSTKVKVPVINGAVKNLQAIPHYSCSAQPSNSVNPLTTLTTQEEAEHHQSQRWETSCVQMQNTATSQENSDCKYALVSLEVNEKSPEDLKSEELAKQIIGEDKSLAEILDPDSNMKTTMDLMEGIFPRGSTVRQEAQHRRPRLQEIANKSAPQEDEKGEKERGAASAHCPTYYSTSAQKAELMNKIRDMHGNDAEDENEEVLDINEKKTELIESITRKIQTLHEAKESLASDIKQNGALGEEVETIIKDLCKSNEFEKYKMFIGDLDKVVNLLLSLSGRLARVENALKTLDENGNTEERNMLNEKRRLLASQHEDAKELKENLDRRAGVVLDILENYLTADQLEDYQHFVKMKAALLMEQRELDDKIKLGEEQLRCLLESLPADFVSQRTAPSPISHSQPSTSLQKFTSSL
- the shroom3 gene encoding protein Shroom3 isoform X2 — protein: MDNNYNMERKIQRRTEPTARPHSWHSAKLAENQPDSSMMQISQGTISTPWHQTYHSSSSTSDLSGYDHGYLRRSPDQYSSRGSMESLDHTNLPYHSCNLSPAKSTNSIDQLSHHHSKRDSAYSSFSTSSSIPEYPAPTLRNERSYSMENMPSRNSLHEGIRQADIKYVRTVYDSHRGISEEREVSCPSAIKNSNGRPQTDPRSYYKPYSGNRHSIGPVWNNPSRSFLEPDDKAPPLPPTRSDSFMATKSHDKPTSWSGLDGQSKPTRPQQKGVWLLPPNSGSSGQKPLFIEGQLNTVMEKSPESSPVTQPKHSYIQAPQPGQPMLPTGIYPVPQPEPRYAQAPTNNMLQSNNNGLLYPALSRENTLSAQNSTERTKCAPCNVEESIVSKSGLSQPSAALGSGNKYEMVPEHAQRQYSHYKVHNFADSNPLLPDAGYKSSPSILSGLSASTVDAQYSFGNSEQAQGQQTRRDNEKVQHTESWQGRGQMDGESYQWKAEQENQAPWVQVGDRQSSPFWQSQQETKMTQGGQQYLDAKTSQWERYSENRLSQKLDHDRKEQASDHWGNYEKQPGPKRYGEVSSTVQPKFQEESPCQEQQGRPESGRSRYSSSSSQSSQSRQFTKPEITKRSSVLEAVNMIEQREHDERVPNARGVYLGPHSARLSQSSSSRNSLNNLDDVLNRVTDPQPARQPAAPMMTLITADKTPMLHHLACESRDESISSEDPRRQDRDLHLPAKAAQRNDRAPIPIANKGPQLSKSRSSLQLMEKGERDTLWEDDIAGSPPDNAFNRAYRNSLKDAQSKVLRATSFRRKDLDLTPPYLNKPKALDRPASAHVGSASQVRLLHAPRERHCMTPTEERQTAAELREAHAGPQVARIGSRKRLTAEQKKRSYSEPEKLNELGVSDPQQKNQTFTLPDAAELRSVADRRRLFERDVRTMSTVNLSRPELKQLQQNALADYMHRKTGRRPQLPEQLTPAARERSHSVYLQPSRDVCSLSSCSSLSSLCEVSPTGSCQPPCPASLPNQPRAGFDRRYGSELTLNRMPPPHDAGRASRLTRQASGQQPSPSPFDRQSSPRNSGKFASADNLLERADNPVTIHTRSRSSPSTQMVSQDILAAVNRPSGFPAKDLNSSSKAMGADCTSNWAPGSRAQVSRPQQPDYSWQSVQTAPQDRSFNNDGRSRFMGPLLSTSYDNELNPLAVNKLPVRNEKQLPLESYRSNSTSCLRQLSNRGQFNYRPASETQVQDKATSEHYSKSIPGGQEYKNHKRAASDHQAYKNYLLEETGAPAALKTKPVPPQRPPPPKLKWVTSVNDNSAKRGPVPTAGSNHHQPERDRYHGTGSDLTWGPELAPVRPSSPLSSLHSLSLSEPRLRSLSSYTDEDDVFIHDLDPQPLPPPPPPPQDPRAVPENRDHEFPPPPSPVAFKDQRSQGLLNRSDEQAVSRFSVNDSTKVKVPVINGAVKNLQAIPHYSCSAQPSNSVNPLTTLTTQEEAEHHQSQRWETSCVQMQNTATSQENSDCKYALVSLEVNEKSPEDLKSEELAKQIIGEDKSLAEILDPDSNMKTTMDLMEGIFPRGSTVRQEAQHRRPRLQEIANKSAPQEDEKGEKERGAASAHCPTYYSTSAQKAELMNKIRDMHGNDAEDENEEVLDINEKKTELIESITRKIQTLHEAKESLASDIKQNGALGEEVETIIKDLCKSNEFEKYKMFIGDLDKVVNLLLSLSGRLARVENALKTLDENGNTEERNMLNEKRRLLASQHEDAKELKENLDRRAGVVLDILENYLTADQLEDYQHFVKMKAALLMEQRELDDKIKLGEEQLRCLLESLPADFVSQRTAPSPISHSQPSTSLQKFTSSL